The genomic region ctgtgaggaagaggaggatagGTGCTTTAATCTTCATCATGTGAGGAACAGCTGCAGCCTGTGGGGGCGCTGTTGTTACCTGTCGACTGTCCTGGAGCAGATGAGGctgtagaggaagaggatgacCCCGTGACTCCCCTCGTCTgtgaactgacacacacaacacaaaccaacatcactcaggtgtgtgtgtgtgtgtgtgtgtgtgtgtgtgtgtgtgtgtgtgggcactcACACACTGGATGCGGTCAAAGATGAACTTCCTGACATCGTCTTTGTTGTTGAAAGtgaagagctgcagctgaaacagTCAGTGCAGTTATTGATcgagtcgtgtgtgtgtgtgtgtgtgtgtgtgtgtgtgtgtgtgtgtgtgtgtcaccctCTCTGTGAAGTTGTCCAGTTTGTAGTCCAGGTGAGGTGTGATGCAGTAATCTTCAGTTACCAGGGTAACGGTGGCACTGACCTCCTGGCCAGCCAACCAGAGGCTGTCTGACAGCGCCACCGCCAGCGCCCTCTCCTGGTCCCGCGGGCCCACGCAcagactgcagacacacaaacgcTTCTGATCAGTCAGTTCTgacaggtggaggtgtgtgatgatgtcatcactgatGCATTATCTCACACCACAGGTGTGTTCTCCATCCTGTGACATCATGGGTTCAATGAGGATTCTGTCCTCACCTCTGCAGCGTCCGTCCCTCTGAGCTGCTCTGCCGGACAAACAGCAGGTGTTTAATGACCCGAGCCTGGACCACCATCTGAATGGGTCGAGTCCcgccctgaaacacacacacacctggccaTGTGAGACTAAAGACTGTTACCATGGTGACACTAAAGACTGTTACTATGGTGACACCTGACGACAGACTGTGACTGGTCTTAGAATCAGTTCTGTAGAAAAAGACAAGTGAGTCTGAGacgtcagcagcagagtgacatcTGTCGCTGTGAGAGGACGTCTGACTGCAGGTTGTGTTGTGTCGTGTTgtgaagctgcaggtgtgtctcaccctgtctgtctccagagCGTaggaaaactctgagtctgacTCTCTGAACTGAAACACAGACTTCCTCCACTCGTAGTTAAAGACATGGAACGTTCCTCCAAACAGGATCCTCCTCAGACTctgagacagagagggacatGAGGAGAAACCCTCCAGCTGATATGAGGTCAGTTTACTTtttgtctctccatctctctgtctcacctcagtCAGCTGGGGGGTGACCGGTGCTCCCCCCAGGCCCGGGGAGATGACTAGCCTCCTGGGGATGGAGCAGAGCTGTGGGAGGCTCCTGCAGGGTGGagcagcctcctcctgctcctcctctttccccaCATCCAGCAGCctctgaggaaagaggagacacctgaggacacctgtccaacaagattcaagattccaatgtttttctttgtcatatgcacagtaaagaaacatgttctcacttatgcaatgaaattcttcctttgctgtccacACAATGCCAACAGtgtaaagaaatatatacatctGAAATATACCAAGTAAAGCACTTTTACACATGTAATAAAtagaaaaagcagcaacaataataataacaatggtGCAAATCTGAAATCTGTGCAGTTGTgcatgtgtaaaatgtaaaaatgtgaacAGTAGTGACAGTTCTGAGCTAGAGTAATAATATCTGCTGTTTAGCGGTCTGATGGCAGCAGGACAGAAAGAgttctgtagtctggtggtccTGGACTTAAATCTTCTGGACCTCCAGTCTGAGGGTAGAAGTGTGAACAGGCCGTGCTggaggtgggtggaggtgggTGGAGGTCTTTGAGGgtggaggcagctctcctgtTGTGGGAGATCCTCTGCAGAGAGGCCAGTGGAGTCCTGCTGATCTGCAGTCTTTAACACTCTCTGCAGGCGTGTACTGCAGTTACAGTTAATACTGATTAGTACCAGAGCGCACCGGTAAACAGGTTCTGCTTCTACTGCTCTGACCCGCTGTGAGCTCACATTCTCCTCAGTACACTCagggttggttggtttgtgtgagaaccaatcagaggagagagagtgacCATTACACTAATTaatgaggcacacacacacacacatttactagtgtgtgtgtgtgtgtgtatatatatatgtatatatatatatatatatatatatatatatatatatatatatatatatatatatatatatatatatattatatatatattatatatatatatatatatatgtatatatatatatatatatatatatatatgtgtatatattatatatatatatatatatatatatatatatatgtgtatatatgtatatatatatatatatatatatatatatatatatatatatatatatgtatgtatatatatatatatatatatattgtacatACAGTTGTAAGGCAGTCAAGTAAACTATGGTGACTCACGTCAGGATTCTTGTTGacttcctgttgaagcagctcaatgtagtcCAGTCTGCAGTGTGTCATCACCAACTACTACTAACTACTAGTAATACTTCTGACAGTTTTGGGTTTTCTGGTCATACAGCTCATACTACAGCAGATACAGATACAGCAGAAGtggctccacacagctgcagctcctcatcATCCGctccatgacacacacacacacacacacacacattcaaagtATAGAGTTTCAGGATAGAGGctgtatctttgtgtgtgtgtgtgtgtgtgtgtgtgtgtgtgttttataggATCAGATTCACTCAGAGTGGCTGTGTGTAAACTGAGCTGCAGGGGgcgcagtcagtgtgtgtgtgtgtgtgtgtgtgtgtgtgtgtgtgtgtgtgtgcttgcgtgcgtgtgcgtgcgccTCATTAATTAGTGTAATGgtcactctctctcctctgattggttctcacacaaaccaaccaaccctGAGTGTACTGAGGAGAATGTGAGCTCACAGCGGGTCAGAGCAGTAGAAGCAGAACCTGTTTACCGGTGCGCCCTGGTACTAATCAGTATTAACTGTGACTGCAGTAACATGTAATGATATCAGTATCAGTGTTTCAGTGTCCGGAGCTCCAGCAGAGCCGCTGTGAGTGGACGAGGACTCTGTCGGTACTTTCAGTATTTATAaagatgttaaatattattttactgttaaagtTTCACAACTTTTTGTAGTTTCTGAAAAATATGTCACTTCAGTTTTAGTTTGTATCCTGAGCATCTGCTCGTCAGCAGCAGTAaaggaatgtaactaagtacatttactcaagttctgttcttaaatacattttgaggtaCTCATACTTTACCCGAGTATTTCCACTTTCTGCCACTTCATACTTCTGCTGTATTTATCTGATAACTGTAGTTAATaattactttacagattacgtTTTTAGATGACTGTATTTTCTCATTGGTCAGATGATAACAGTGACTCAGTTTATACACATGTGATACATGGATCAGTTACTTCActgatatcagatactttaagacttttactcgagtactcttCACATGtgttcttttacttttacaaaCATGAAGaccatatctttacttttactctctctctctctctatatatatatatatataatatatatgttatatatatatctttacttttactctctctctctctctatatatatatataatatatatgttatatatatatctttactttactctctctctctatatatatatatatataatatatatgttatatatatatctttacttttactctctctctctctatatatatatatatatatatatgttatatatatatctttacttttactctctctctctctatatatatatatataatatatatgttatatatatatctttacttttactctctctctctctctctctatatatatatataatatatatgttatatatatatctttagTTTTACTCACGTTTGACTGTAGATACTTTTTATGACACTGAACATGATGTACAAtctgaaatcagtgaataaaaatattaaatctgttttAGCCAAACTAGTGTTGATtgatatatatacagtatgtatatatgtatcgACAAAAAGATGCTTAGATGTAAACATGATTTATTGAAATCTGTATTAATATTGAACTGGATCTCCTCTGAATGTGAAGTCAGACGTATAGATTTAtagatgcatgtgtgtgtagaaGGATACTCACGATGTGCTGTTGTGACTGCAGCCTGCAGAGAAGACAACACTTTATTGATCTTTAATTCAACGTATTATATGATGATGAGCTATAGTAatctatacatttatatattaaaCAGTCAGTGAACAGGTGTGaacttccctcctctcctgcagctcagACACCTGGGCCAGGATCTGCTgtagctccgccccctcctgaacacacacacacacacacacacacacacacacacacacacacacacacacacacacacacacacacacaaacacacaatgctgtataattgtgttttaaacacttaaaataagaataaaagtaaGTACATCAGTTCAGACGTCACCTGCTGCTCTGAGCTCATGTTCTGTTCAGAACTTGTCGGTTCTGTacagaacaaaatgaaaacatgaatgtGACAGAACGTCCTCCTGCTGGACCTCGTCCTCCTGCACGCTGTGTCAACGATATATGAATTACTGAAATGACACAGTTTGACGTGTCACATCATTTCATTTGATAAATAACAATCAGTTTGAATTAATGAAGTTAAAGCAGAAGAACACAGACATGACAACACTTCATCTGttccacattttaaaatcttcctcaggatttctttatttaattttaacatATTATCAACATTTAGCTGACATCAAGAATCAACACAGAATTCATATTTTAACCATCAGTCAATAAAATCATGTGAGAGCTGCAGTCGATCTGATGGACGGTCAACAATGTATAACATGTCGTTAATTTAAATACAAACAACTGAAAGCGGAACATTTCTGAATGTAGTCTGGTGGAGGAGTGTAACGCATTAAAGTTACACTAATGATAAACTTTATGTTCTGAGTCGTGagcagaacatttaaaaaacacactgaaataaatccaTGAACAATAACATCATCTGACTGTTAGTTCAGTGAGTTCTTACCTGCAGACGGTCAGACTGAAGCTTCACCTGAGAGACAGGAAGCTTttattcaacacacacacacacacacacacacacacacacacacacacacacgagcgtgcacagacacacacacacacacgagcgtgcacagacacacacacacacacgcgcgtgcacagacatatacacacacacatgagcgtgcacagacacacacacacacacacacacacacacaagcgtgcacagacacacacacacacacacacacacacacacgagcgtgcacagacacacacacacacacagtcataaatcacatttgtttttaatgaagcattctttttcatttatttgtgaacatttattatttttaatgtgaCAGTTTGATTCATTGACAGACTGGATGGATCAATAATAACCTGATCATTTTATGGTTAAATGTGGAATGATCACATGATCAATAAATGAGCCCTGATGTTCATCAGAGGAGGCAGACGGACGCAAACTGTTTAGAACTTAACACATGGATCTTTTTCAATCTTCCTCATTAAACGTGATTGTAACTTTAACCCACCtgttattttttacagtgtgctgTCAGTCTGCCATCGTCTGGATCGAATCCCGGCCTTTAATTGGTCTTCCATTGAACGAGACACCATCATTAAACACATGAtggagaaaacacaacaccGCCCCCCTGCAGGACCGTCCAGGTCCTCTTCAGACCGGATTGTttgattctttgttttgtcaacACGTCCACGTCCAAATCTCCTGATGAGACGGACCGACAGTGTCGGTGTCACCGCAGGGGACGAGACGGAGAAAGACCTCCTCGACTTCCTGTCCGCCTCCTCCAGAGTCCACAAGACCACAACACAAAgactcagacacacagaggacagaggtctgtgatgtcagagcggcACTGACTCAGAGTccaacacaacattaacacagcCCCACTGccattaaaggggcagttcaccCAAAGTCCAGGGTTCCCGCTTAAAATGTCTTAGATTAAAATCCAAGTAATTAAGGTCTTAAATTGTATCTAATTTACCGTAAATTTGCTGTAGGTATTACATTTTCAGACGTTGCATTTAATGCCAATGAGAAAGCACAGTGGCCCGCCGTCAAACATCTAATAGTGTGTACGTGTTTGATTAACTTAGTACAAAGGCCGTGTAGCAAATGAGACTCTGCGATTAACTCCGCCGTTTTACGGTACGTCAGCGACATCAGGCTGCGTGTCGCCATTGCGCGGTTGTTGAGGTGAGCGGTAAAATATGCAAAGATGGGGAAGTGCAAATTCAACGCAAAATGGATGGAAGACGATGTATTTAAGAGGTGGTTGGCGCCGGCCGAAAAACAACAATGAGGCAATGTGCAAACTCTGCAAAAAGACTTCTTCGTTCCGGACCATGGGGCTCAAAGCCGTCGAGTCGCATATGAAGGGAGGAAAGCACCAGCGGTACATGGCAGCAGCCATTCGTCAAGAAGGAGCTATCGCGGAGCGTGAGTGGGAAGCCATATGTTATCATGTTTGACGGAAGCATGAATAAAACGACAAAGAGCAAACAGATGGACCTTCATTTGCGGTTCTGGACTACTGATGATTAGGCGGGCACACATCATGTCATCTCCCGCTACTATGGGTCGGAGCTCATGGGTCACTCCAGAGCCGAGGACATGTCGGGTCATTTCAGTGTAAGTAACGTTATGATTGTGTTTGAAATCGCATGCTATTATTCTATTCACAGTCACAGTCTATGTTCACTTTGACAATCTATCAGGTAACAACACATAAGCTCGGAGTTTAAGCGGTGTAACTGTTGGTAGTTGTAGTTGatagcaacagtaaacattCAGTAAAGGCTAATGAGCTGTAAATAGAGATGCAGAATCAAGCTATGTTGTAAATACAGATA from Sparus aurata chromosome 2, fSpaAur1.1, whole genome shotgun sequence harbors:
- the mindy4b gene encoding inactive ubiquitin carboxyl-terminal hydrolase MINDY-4B isoform X2, with product MTHCRLDYIELLQQEVNKNPDRLLDVGKEEEQEEAAPPCRSLPQLCSIPRRLVISPGLGGAPVTPQLTESLRRILFGGTFHVFNYEWRKSVFQFRESDSEFSYALETDRGGTRPIQMVVQARVIKHLLFVRQSSSEGRTLQSLCVGPRDQERALAVALSDSLWLAGQEVSATVTLVTEDYCITPHLDYKLDNFTERLQLFTFNNKDDVRKFIFDRIQCFTDEGSHGVILFLYSLICSRTVDRLKEDLDSTTSHLLYLSLGNFVCRQALLNLLLTGRASPNVFNGTVNFGEDGRPLEHPLQGVMSRSDVGYLHWSREQMERGRLPPVGSMLKTPRFPVWLCSINNSHSVLFSVNRSLLSDWKMEHLFHLFYYNGQTNQTTRLTVDTHSHHWEASSSHSDPEKRFPSLEMTIRTKWDGAAIDWNSTVPFY
- the mindy4b gene encoding inactive ubiquitin carboxyl-terminal hydrolase MINDY-4B isoform X1, which encodes MSSEQQEGAELQQILAQVSELQERRLQSQQHIRLLDVGKEEEQEEAAPPCRSLPQLCSIPRRLVISPGLGGAPVTPQLTESLRRILFGGTFHVFNYEWRKSVFQFRESDSEFSYALETDRGGTRPIQMVVQARVIKHLLFVRQSSSEGRTLQSLCVGPRDQERALAVALSDSLWLAGQEVSATVTLVTEDYCITPHLDYKLDNFTERLQLFTFNNKDDVRKFIFDRIQCFTDEGSHGVILFLYSLICSRTVDRLKEDLDSTTSHLLYLSLGNFVCRQALLNLLLTGRASPNVFNGTVNFGEDGRPLEHPLQGVMSRSDVGYLHWSREQMERGRLPPVGSMLKTPRFPVWLCSINNSHSVLFSVNRSLLSDWKMEHLFHLFYYNGQTNQTTRLTVDTHSHHWEASSSHSDPEKRFPSLEMTIRTKWDGAAIDWNSTVPFY